The window TGGGTACGAGCTTGTTGTCCGGCTCCTCCTGCAGCATGAGGAAGCCGCGGTCAGAGGGAATGTGGTCGAAGACGATATCCATGACCTGTTGAAGCACCTCTTCCACGGGCCGGACCGCGATCAAGGTCTCCGCCACCTTGGTGAGGACCTTCAGGATGCGGTTGGACTTCTCGATCTCCTGCAGGTCCACGGCCGGGGTGGCCTTGCGGGGATCGGCGGGCGTGGGGATGCTGCCCGCGGTGTCGCTCGTGGAGAGAAGCCGGGAGAGCTCGCCCACGCTGCGGATGATGGTGCCCGCCTCCTCGGAGAGCGGCTTGGCCTCGTCCAGGATGACCTTGCCTTCGAGCGTCTTGCTCAAGGTCATCAGGAACTTCCCGAGCAGGATCCGGTCCCCGTCCTTGAGGGGGGCCTCCACCACGGGCACTCCGTTGACCTGGGTGCCGTTCTTGGACTTGAGGTCGGCGATCCGCACCCCGTCCTCGTCCACTGTGATGCGGGCGTGGGTGCGGGAGATGCCGAAGTCCTTGAGGACGATCTGGCAGTCGGGTGAGCGACCGATCACCACCTCGCCGGTGGTGAAGGTATACGCCTGCGGGGTGTCTCCGTCCTGATAGACCAGGCGATACATGACCCTGAGCGGCCCGAGGCCGCGCCCGTCCCGGAAGTCCTTATTCTACTCCCTTTTCAAGCTCCTGAGCATCAGCTCGTCCACCGCCTCCCGGGGCGGCTTACCCTGGTAGAGAACCGCGCGCATCTGTTCGGCAATCGGCATCTCGATCCCCGCCCGGGCGGCCAAGGCGCAGGCGGCGAGTGTCGTACGGACTCCTTCCGCCACCAGCCCCGCCGTAGCCTCGCCCAGGCTCCGGCCGGACCCCAGGGCTTCCCCCACCCGCCGGTTGCGCGAAAGAACGCCCGTGCACGTGAGCACGAGGTCACCAAGTCCGGCCAGCCCGGCCAGGGTGTCCGGCCGACCCCCCAGGCCCACCGCCAAGCGGGACATCTCGGCCAGGCCGCGGGTGATGAGGGCGGCCAGGGTGTTGTGGCCATAGCCCAGGCCGCTCACGATCCCTCCCGCGATCGCGATCACGTTCTTGAGCGCCCCCCCGAGCTCCACCCCCACCACGTCGTCGCTGGAATAGGCCCGGAAGGTCCGGCTGGAGAGGGTCTTCTGCACCGCCTCCGCCACTCTGCGGTCAGCGGAGGCCACGACCACGGCCGTGGGCTGCTCGCGGGCGACCTCGAGGGCGAAAGAGGGCCCGGAGAGGACAGCCAGGGGAAGCCCGGGCACCTCCTCCTGCGCCACCTGCGTCATGCGCTGGAGAGTGTCGATCTCGAGTCCTTTGGTGGCGGAGACGAGAACCGCCTCCTTGGGCGCCAACCCCTTGAGCGCGCGGTACACGCCGCGGCAGAACTCGGACGGGATCACGACCAGGAGGACCTCCGCCCCCTCGACCGCCGCGGGGAGGTCGTGGGTGGCGGCGATGCCCGCGGGTAAGGCCACCCCCGGCAGATGCCTGGGGTTCCCGCCGCCCTCGGCGATGTCGCGGGCGACCTCGGGCTCGCGGGCCC of the Vicinamibacteria bacterium genome contains:
- a CDS encoding NAD(P)H-dependent glycerol-3-phosphate dehydrogenase; amino-acid sequence: MRVTVLGGGAWGTALAAHCVRADHRVRLWAREPEVARDIAEGGGNPRHLPGVALPAGIAATHDLPAAVEGAEVLLVVIPSEFCRGVYRALKGLAPKEAVLVSATKGLEIDTLQRMTQVAQEEVPGLPLAVLSGPSFALEVAREQPTAVVVASADRRVAEAVQKTLSSRTFRAYSSDDVVGVELGGALKNVIAIAGGIVSGLGYGHNTLAALITRGLAEMSRLAVGLGGRPDTLAGLAGLGDLVLTCTGVLSRNRRVGEALGSGRSLGEATAGLVAEGVRTTLAACALAARAGIEMPIAEQMRAVLYQGKPPREAVDELMLRSLKRE